aagctggagaagCTGGTGAACCTGGAGAatctggagaacctggagaacctggagaagctggagaagctggagaaaacccacgcacacatggggagaacatgagAACTCCTGCAGAAACACCAgagtgttaaccactacaccaccgtgtgacctGCAGCTAAAGATtattttgagtttgaatgatgcatttttaaagTGTGCTTCTTCTTATGATTGAGTTAAGTGCACAGTATATCATTtatgccactaggggtctcccTCACTTCCCCAGAACAAtgtttgatgatgtcagaggACAAacatgctgagtcatgtttagcTGAAGCGTCTCGTTTGTTGTCTAGTGTCGTTGTCTCTGTCAAGTAACGAGCAGCGGGCTGTGTTGGTGGGTGTGGTCTCGGTCTTCAAACACTTGGTGGTGGGCAGCCTGATTGTGGCACTGGACTTCCTGGTTTTCTGGGTCCTGGATCAAGTGCGCCACCTGGTGACGGAGGACGTGGTGGCCCGAGGTGAGTCcatgtgtcctgtgtgtgaaagtgacTGTGATACGGTAACCATGACAGCGGCTCTTTCCTCCCTCGTCAGCTCCGGTCACCGTGGCGATGCAGGTGAGTGGTTCCGGGTTTGCCTCGGACATCTTTAGAGACCTGGTGTCCTCATTTAACGTCCTACAGCAAGGGAACATCACAGTGATCAGCAGGAAGTGTCTGCTGCAGCCGTCAGAGCCCGACCACAACACCTGCCTCCTCCTGGGTaaggaagtgacatcatcacttcaTCAATCACTGCACCAGTGGAGCAGCTGAGAAAGTttgttctcatgttctcattCTCTCATACTCTCATGCTCTCATACTCTCATGCTCTCATGCTCTCATGTTCTCATACTCTCATGCTCTCATGctctcatgttctcatgttctcGTGTTCTCATACTCTCATGCTCTCATGCTCTCATGTACTCATGCTCTCATACTCTCATGctctcatgttctcatgttctcGTGTTCTCATACTCTCATGTTCTCATACTCTCATGCTCTCATGTTCTCGTGTTCTCATACTCTCATGTTCTAATACTCTCATGCTCTCATGTTCTCGTGTTCTCATACTCTCATGCTCTCGTTTTCTCATACTCTCATGTTCTCATActctcatgttctcatgttctcGTGTTCTCATACTCTCATGCTCTCATGTTCTCATACTCTCATAGTATCATGCTCTCGTGTTCTCATACTCTCATGCTCTCATGTTCTCATACTCTCATGCTCTCATGTTCTCATACTCTCATGCTCTCATGTTCTCGTGTTCTCATACTCTCATGCTCTCGTTTTCTCATACTCTCATGTTCTCATActctcatgttctcatgttctcGTGTTCTCATACTCTCATGCTCTCATGTTCTCATACTCTCATGCTCTCATGTTCTCATACTCTCGTGTTCTCATACTCTCATGTTCTCATACTCTCATGTTCTCGTGTTCTCATACTCTCATGTTCTTGTgctctcatgtgttcatgttgtcACAGGTTTTCTGCTGGGTCAGGCTCTGCTCGTCTCTCTGATTGGAGGATTTGTTCAGCGCTGCCCACGACTCATCTGTGCTTCATATTATCCACACAgagaacaggtgtgtgtgtatgtgtgtgtactgtatgtatatatctatatagatatactgtatatataaatatacttaACCTGTTAAATGGTTTAACAGGTAGTAGTAGTAAGTAGTTATTACTTTAGTTAACTACTATAACTACTTACCCTGTTAAACCACTAAACGGGTTAAGTAGTAAACAGCAGTAAAACTTAAAttacaaacaagcaaacaggtAAAGTAACTGCAGTAAAGAGGAAGATCATGCGATCAGGTGTCAGGGCTGTAGCGCTCTTAGTTAGCTGCTATTGAAATTAGCATCACAATTTagcagagctgctgcagacagacaggtgaagacagacagacaggtgaagacAGAtagacaggtgaggacagacagacagacagcagctgtTGTGGGTTAAAGGTCACTCTGAGACTAAAGAATGTGAAGAATCTGCAGAATGAAAGTtagagaagacaaagaagacaagTCTGAACCCATCCATCCCATCCTGAGACCTGAAGCACTCTGAGGCCTGAAGCACCCTGAGACCTGAAGCACCCTGAGGCCTGAAGCACCCTGAGACCTGAAGCACCCTGAGACCTGAACTACATTGAGACCTGAAGCACACTGAGACCTGAAGCACACTGAGACCTGAAGCACTCTGAGGCCTGAAGCATCCTGAGACCTGAAGCACCCTGAGGCCTGAAGCACCCTGAGACCTGAAGCACACTGAGACCTGAAGCACCCTGAGACCTGAACTACATTGAGACCTGAAGCACACTGAGACCTGAAGCACACTGAGACCTGAACCACCCTGAGACCTGAACTACACTGAGACCTGAACCACCCTGAGACCTGAACTACACTGAGACCTGAACCACCCTGAGACCTGAACCACCCTGTGACCTGAACCACACTGAGACCTGAACTACATTGAGACCTGAACCACCCTGAGACCTGAACCACACTGAACCACACTGAGGCCTGAACTACACTGAGATCTGAACCACCCTGAGACCTGATCTACACTGAGACCTGAACCATCCTGAGACCTGAACTACACTGAGACCTGAACTACACTGAGACCTGATCTACACTGAGACCTGAACCGTCCTGAGACCTGAACTACACTGAGACCTGATCTACAATGAGACCTGAACTACACTGAGACCTGAACCACCCTGAGAACTGAACTACACTGAGACCTGAACCACCCTGAGACCTGAACCACCCTGAGTCCTGAACCACCTGGAGACCTGAACCACCCTGAGACCGGAACTACACTGAGACCTCAATCACCGTAAGACCTGAACGACCCTGAGACCTGACGCGCCCTGAGACCTCAATCACCGTAAGACCTGAACGACCCTGAGACCTGACGCGCCCTGAGTCCTGAACCACCCAGAGACCTGAAGCACCCTGAGACCTGAACCACCCTGAGATCTGAACTACAGTCTACATATACACAGATATTGTTTATATAAATCATGAGATTATGAACGACCGCTCCCCCTTGTGGCTCTTGTTTGTCAGGAGAGGATTCAGTTCCTCCATCAGCAGATTCTGGCTCAGAGGAAGGTTGAGGGGGCGGCGCTGAGGAGGTGTGCGGTCAGGAGCCTGGCTgaccgaggaggaggagcaggaagagGGAGGAGTCTTCTTCAAACCCTTCTACTATGGTACAAACATCCTTTCACGATGTCAGAGTGgacaggaagtggagaaatTTTTTACCTGAAAATAACATGTTGTTTCTGTGTATAAGGTCACCTGGAGGAGGAGTTTACTTGTCCCGCCTCCTAGGGGTGACATCACCACTCACCTGTCTGAGCTGTGGAGAAGAGCTGAAGTCCAAGGACACGGTCAACGCGGTCAAGTGTGATGTCCCACAGTGTCCAGGTGAGTGCAGTCAATACCTGTATTTTTTGTTTCGTCCGTCAGTCTGACGGAAtacctgtatataaatatgatcaatacctgtatataaacacgatCAATACCTGCATATAAACACGATCAATACCTGCATATAAACACGATCAATACCTGCATATAAACACGATCaatacctgtatataaacacgatcaacacaaacatgatcaatacctgtatataaatatgatcaatacctgtatataaacacgatCAATACCTGCATATAAACACGATCAATACCTGCATATAAACACGATCaatacctgtatataaacacgatcaacacaaacatgatcaatacctgtatataaatatgatcaatacctgtatataaacacgatCAATACCTGCATATAAACACGATCaatacctgtatataaacacgatcaatacctgtatataaacacgatcaatacctgtatataaacacgatcaatacctgtatataaacacgatcaacacctgtatataaacacaatcaacacaaacatgatcaatacctgtatataaacacgatcaacacctgtatataaacacgagcaatacctgtatataaacacgatcaacacctgtatataaacacgatcaatacctgtatataaacacgatcaatacctgtatataaacacgatcaacacctgtatataaacacgatcaacacctgtatataaacacaatcaacacctgtatataaacacgatcaacacctgtatataaacacaatcaacacaaacatgatcaatacctgtatataaacacgagcaatacctgtatataaacacgatcaacacctgtatataaacacgatcaatacctgtatataaacacgatcaacacctgtatataaacacgatcaacacctgtatataaacacgagcaatacctgtatataaacacgatcaacacctgtatataaacacaatcaacacaaacatgatcaatacctgtatataaacacgatcaatacctgtatataaacacgatcaatacctgtatataaacacgattaatacctgtatataaacacgatcaacacctgtatataaacacaatcaacacaaacatgatcaatacctgtatataaacacgatcaacacctgtatataaacacaatcaacacaaacatgatcaatacctgtatataaacacgatcaatacctgtatataaacacgattaatacctgtatataaacacgatcaacacctgtatataaacacaatcaacacaaacatgatcaatacctgtatataaacacgatcaatacctgtatataaatcagaatcagaatcagaatcagctttattggccaagtatgtaacacatacaaggaatttgactccggttatttcaaacacacgctgtatgTTGCACCCTCAAAATGAACGGCCAAAAACCACGTCCATCTTCGTTTTAGCAactttttaataaaagaaaaatcgtCCACGGTTTTACACAAGCACACTTTCCgtcttttttttcagcctgTTCCCAGAACACCTCACTCATTCTCTTAAAGAGACAGTactcctttttttaaagagcAAGTACAGACATTTCCAATCTTCCAGGATATAgagccaaataaataatattttcaccttgaaataataatcatattaattAACCATAACACATATAAGGCAAATTGCTTCCACTGGACACTGATATTCCAAAATTAACAAATATGAAATTACTGTTCTGACCACACCAGAGGACCAGTTGTTCCACCTCCCGTCTGTATGCAGACTCGTCACCGTCCCGGATGAGGCCGATGACTGTTGTGTCGTTGCAGTCGTTAgtgtagagggagaagagcagtgggGAGAGCACACATCCCTGGGGGGCGCCAGTGCTGATTGTCCGGGTGCTGGAAGTGATTTTCCCCAGTCTCACCTGCTGGCTCCTATCTGTGAGGAAGTTTGTAATCCACTGACAGGTGGGGGCTGAGACGGAGAGCTGGGTGAGTTTGGAGTGCAGGATgtccgggatgatggtgttgaacgccgagctgaagtccacaaacaggatcctaGCATATGTAGACAAGCATCCTAGCATCTTGTAAACAAGATCaatacctgtatataaacaagatcaacacctgtatataaacatgatcaatacctgtatataaacaagatcaacacctgtatataaacaagatcaacacctgtatataaacacgatcaatacctgtatataaacaagatcaacacctgtatataaacacgatcaatacctgtatataaacaagatcaacacctgtatataaacacgatcaatacctgtatataaacaagatcaacacctgtatataaacacaatcaacacaaacatgatcaatacctgtatataaacacgatcaatacctgtatataaacaagatcaacacctgtatataaacatgatcaatacctgtatataaacatgatcaacacctgtatataaacacgatcaatacctgtatataaacatgatcaacacctgtatataaacaagatcaatacctgtatataaacacgatcaatacctgtatataaacatgatcaacacctgtatataaacaagatcaatacctgtatataaacatgatcaacacctgtatataaacacgatcaatacctgtatataaacatgatcaacacctgtatataaacacgatcaatacctgtatataaacatgatcaacacctgtatataaacacgatcaatacctgtatataaacatgatcaacacctgtatataaacaagatcaatacctgtatataaacatgatcaacacctgtatataaacaagatcaatacctgtatataaacacagtaTAAGTAAAACATTGAGTCAGTTTCTATCTACTGTTAACACTAAGTGGGCGGGACATATACACTAACTATACAACTCATAAACTGTGaaactgtaaaatgtgtgtgtgtatgtcctaAAGGGCATGTCCTGCAGCTCTTGCTGATGTTGACTCAGCTGTTGTCAGGTAGAAAACAGACCTGAGGTCAGTGTTTCCTCTCATTCAGCCTTCAGCACTGGTGGAGGAGCTTCTGCTGTTTTtgacccccacacacacagctccagtttaaagcttttattgtgatagaaatgtgtcacttcctgtctgctgcTTTTTCAGGACTGTTCTGTCGGCCATGTTTTGACAGTTTGGGAAACATGTGTGTTGTCTGTACTCGACCTTTGACCTTCCAAGAAGACGACGAGGAGGAGCTGTGAGTTCTTGAGTTATTAAAcaatgatcacatgatcacaagtGAGGCACAAAAAACTGCCGACTCATTTCATTCTAATATCAGTAACTGTTAATATTGCTGACTCAGGCTTAAATTGTAGCTGAATCATGTTCATCTTACTAACACATGAACAGAGCTGCCAATGTTGCTGAATCATTGTGACATGTTGCCAAGTCATCATTTTCCTAAATATTGCTGACTCACTCTCATACGTGCCTCAGAGACTCCAGTGATGACGAGCAGCTCGTTCTGTGGTCGGCGGCGCTGAGGTCAAACCACATCAACAACCCGCGCGCCCTGGCAACACCGAGCAGACCCAGACCCAGTGAGCCCTCAGATAGAGGAGTCAGGGTGGAGCTCAGGTATGACTCAAGACTCAATAACAACACAAGGGAATTCAGACGCTGTGATTGTGTGTTCCCCACTCTGTCTGTGCTCAGTGAAgtagaccaggaccaggaccagaccACTTCTGAAGATTCCCACAGCAACGGATCCTTCTACTCTATCTACTCCCCAAGATCCAGCAGGCACCAGGAGGAGGCGCTGCTCACAGTCATCGTACAGAGACCAGACTGTCCCCAAACCCTTCAGGACCGAGTCCAGGAGTCAGTCTAGATCCCAGTCCAGGATCCAGTCCAGGAGTCAGTCTAGATCCCAGTCCAGGATCCAGTCCAGGATCCAGTCCAGGATCAGTAAATCATGTTTAATTTGGTGATAAAGTTGTCGGAGAATCAAATGAAAGACAGAAACAGGTGAAGCATCAGATCCGTgtgaagggtcaaaggtcatcacCCTAACAACGTGAATGTGATGGTCAGCCAGCAATAggcgacctttgaccttttctgatgTGAAGCCATAGTTACACAGTTGACATCAtgaaagggaataaaaaaatatttgatctgCTGTTTCTTTAATTAGCTATGGAATTACCACCTACTGAGGTATATATGATGAAAACACCACCTACTGAGGTATATATGATGAAAACACCACCTACTGAGGTATATATGACAAAAACACCACCTACTGAGGTATATATGATGAAAACACCACCTACAGTGGTATATATGATGAAAACACCACCTACTGAGGTATATATGATGAAAGCACCACCTACTGAGGTATATATGATAAAAACACCACCTACTGAGGTATATATGATGAAAGCACCACCTACTGAGGTATATATGATAAAAACACCACCTACTGAGGTATATATGATGAAAGCACCAGCTACTGAGGTATATATGATGAAAGCACCACCTACTGAGGTATATATGATGGAAACACCACCTACTGAGTTATATGTGATAAAAACACCACTTACTGAGGTATATATGCTAAAGACACCACCTACTGAGGTATATATAATGAAAACACCTACTGAGGTATATGTGCTAAAGACACCACCTACTGAGGTATATATGATGAAAACACCACCTACTGAGGTATATGTGATGAAAACACCACCTACTGTGGTATATATGATTAAACACCACCTCCTGAGGTATATGTGATAAAAACACCACCTACTGAGGTATATATGCTAAAAACACCACCTAATGTGGTATATATgataaaaacaccacagactGAGGTATATGTGATAAAACACCACCTACTGAGGTATATATGATGAAAACACCACCTACTGAGGTATATGTGATGAAAACACCACCTACAGTGGTATATATGATGAAAACACCACCTACTGAGGTATATGTGATGAAAACACCACCTACAGTGGTATATATGATGAAAACACCACCTACTGAGGTATatatgatgaaaacacaacctACTGAGGTATATGTGATGAAAACACCACCTACAGTGGTATATATGATTAAACACCACCTCCTGAGGTATATGTGATAAAAACACCACCTACTGAGGTATATATGCTAAAAACACCACCTAATGTGGTATATATgataaaaacaccacagactGAGGTATATGTGATAAAACACCACCTACTGAGGTATATATGATGAAAACACCACCTACTGAGGTATATGTGATGAAAACACCACCTACAGTGGTATATATGATGAAAACACCACCTACTGAGGTATATGTGATGAAAACACCACCTACAGTGGTATATATGATGAAAACACCACCTACTGAGGTATATATGATGAAAACACCACCTACTGAGGTATATGTGATGAAAACACCACCTACAGTGGTATATATGATGAAAACACCACCTACTGAGGTATATGTGATAAAAACACCACTTACTGAGGTATATATGCTAAAGACACCACCTACTGAGGTATATATAATGAAAACACCTACTGAGGTATATGTGCTAAAGACACCACCTACTGAGGTATATATGATGAAAACACCACCTACTGAGGTATATGTGATGAAAACACCACCTACTGTGGTATATATGATTAAACACCACCTCCTGAGGTATATGTGATAAAAACACCACCTACTGAGGTATATATGCTAAAAACACCACCTAATGTGGTATATATGGTAAAAACACCACCTCCTGAGGTATATGTGATAAAACACCACCTACTGAGGTATGATCACATGTTGGAAACATTGAAACAAtgatgtgaatgtttgtgtgaatCTTTGTGTGTAGTGAGTGTcagatcagtgtgtgtctgatgtCACATGATCTCTGCACTAACTCTGAGTTTGATCTTGTAGCGCGAAAAATTAGTTGGTGTCCTTGAGCTACACATAACAgcaacataataacatgtatgACAGACTGGTTATACTGGTCagctgtgtgggtgtgtgtttgtgtgtgtgcgtgtgagtgtgtgtttgtgtgtgtgcgtgtgagtgtgtgtgtgttttgggtgtgGCTGTTAACAGTCTGAgctgagacacaaagacactttACAGAATGTCAGAAAAGACACAACTATTCACACcctgttttcagtgtgtgtgagtgtgaatgtgtgtgtgcgtgcgtatgtatgtgggtgtgtgtgtgtgcgcgtgtgtgtgtgtgcgtgtgtgtgtgtgcgtatgtatgtgtgtgtgtgcatgtgtgcgtgtgtgtgcgtgtgtgggcgtgtgtgtgtgttgagtgggAGGAGTCAGGGACTCTGAGCAGGAAACAGTGTGTAGATTGACTCAGTCTGTGCTCAgggtgtgacactgtgtgtgtgtgtgagtgtctctctATCTGGATCAAAGCTGCACAAATGGAAACAAAGGTAAGAAAATCCACATGTTCATAATTGATCAGTGTTGATCAGAGTGGGAGGGGCCTCTGTCATGTGTTGGCTGATACTTTCAAGTGAAAGTATAGCAGTACTTCTACCATGTACTCTGCACAAGATTAAATAACTGCTTCATGTAGTTTTTACTCTGTGGTTGTTTGCATCAgaactgactgtgctgtgagcgcctcctgctggcaacacaaggaaaaacagatttgagcCACTAACCGCAGTGACTTCAGCGTCCAGTTGGTGTGTGGATGTATGTGCTGGTTAATTATAAGGCAGTTTAtgcttcagtgtttttgtcagcTAATCACTCATTCACATTTACACCGTTTAATGTTTAACATTAACGTTGTTACACTGTGTGATTCCGACtgaatttaaacataaaacGGTAATTCAACTACCAACCTCATTATCTGTGTCTTCATCAACTTTGACAACATGAGAACAATTTCAgttggactaacacaataattatgttttcttttattttctgaccaaaaatgtgaagtttatgttgctccgtaaatcactcactctcccacacgcacacacacacacacacacacacactgctgcctccatcacaaagttcaaatgtcttattttgtcacttcagtgtttgaaacccTTTTTCTggttgacctcagtgacacaaagtgaccacacgaggcagcagagacaAAAGTCTGTCTAGAGATTGTAGATTTTATAACATGAGTctttattaagtggctaaaatccaAACTATCCCTGTGTGGCTCATCCTGGGGGGCGTGGCTGTGCAGCAGTCACATGATGCACCTGAGCTCAGGTGTCTCTTTGcgatggacagacagagtgtgTCCTTGTCCTCTgactctttgtgtgtctgtgtgtgtgtgaaacataaTCTTGATCATTTGTGTTGTTCAGCAGCTCTGACGCCACCACCCtctttcacaacacacacacacacatagattcCAGTCAACACCCCCTTTTTATTCTCACACTGCAGCTGCAAAACATCTGTTTGACTTTTTCTGttggttttgtgtctctgtggttgttttgtgtctgtggttgttgtgtatctctctgtggttgttgtgtgtctctgtggttgttgtgtgtctcgctgtggttgttttgtgtctctgtggttgttttgtgtctctgtggttgttgtgtgtctgtggttgttgtgtgtctctctgtggttgttgtgtgtctCGCTggggttgttttgtgtctctgtggttgttgtgtgtctctgtggttgttttgtgtctctctgtggttgttgtgtgtctctgtggttgttgtgtgtctctgtggttgttgtgtgtctctctgtggttgttgtgtgtctgttgttggtTAGTTGTCAGATCTGGAGCTGGCCATCCACACTCTGGTCAGTGAGTTTCATAAGGCAGCCGGTGGATCAGCGGACATGAACATCACACAGTTCCAGACCATGATCTCCACACAGATGCCCAGATTTGCCGaggtttgaatgatttctttgtttttatggagcacaAAGTAAATGATTAAACAGCTGATTGAATCGTAATAAAACAGTCGTACACATGTAAGAATTCTCTGCTACAAACTTACCTTACATTAGAAAATCtctaaaatgaaaaaagcagaaaatgtttaaacatttaaaaaaaatcaatgatcaCTTTCTGCTGCTAGGAACAAATACGttagtttttttaaagtcaaagttaaagggtctgtgtgtgtgtctgtctgtgtctgtgtgtgtgtatctgtatgtgtgtgtgtgtgtgtgcagatggtggagaaggaggagaagttGCCTCAGGTTCTGAATCAGATGAACGTAAAGAGCGGCGACAACATTTCCTTTGAAAACTTCTGGACGATGATTAACGTGGAGACGATCGACTTGTTCAAGACCATCGTTCCTACTCTGCAGAAGAAGAGCAGCACGTGCAGCTGCActctgctgtgacatcatcactgtgacatcatcagggTCACGCTGTCCGTCCACATGTCAGACGACCAAACTGACTCAGtcaatgaagaaagaaagaaagaaaactgtgaaaaaacaaacatttcaactgATGACAACATGAATAAAGGTCATAATCATTCAGTCACATTGTTAATGTGAAtttttacagtcatttatttttcattcatttttttcattcatttttttccattcaaaagttggaccaaaaataaaatataaacgtGTGTAGTTATCACATACAGCAAAAAACAcgtcttatattatattatatattgtatatgtattctAACActtgaaaaataagaaaatacagtCTTCATTGTCATTTTACAACTTGACAAACAATATTTACAAGAACTTAGAAGATTAATGatgtgtaatgttgtgttttttttacatttcaaaccctttatgtgtgtatatatatatatacatatatatatatatatatacagttctacatatacgtatacatgtaaatgtgtgtgtgtcttaatttACTAAGCACAGATGATATTTTCActaagtttgacttttttcctcaaaacaaatgaaacagttgataaaatgaattcacataattattttcaaaaaaaagtttttgttttttattttcactctcatGTCTTTGagtttatgtttatgtgaataaatacaaataaaacagttaTTTATTCTTGTGGAGTCGTTTTTATTTcgcaaaaaaaatattgatacaggcagtagaaaaatgagtcaaactcttattttgaaggttaCATGACGGAAACAACCGACGACATAAAAACGTGTTACGAAAATAACCAAGTAGAAAACTAAAAATGATGGCGTTAAATGAACCGGAAGTAACCACACTGCGCAAGCGCATGAGTCCCGCTCAGGGTGGGGAGTTGGAGAagggtccagctgcagacccgcagacgtTCGACTTCGGGACTCGTGGGAAAAAACACGACGCAGTGACTGTAAGTTTGTTTACACATGTAACGCATAAACAGCccgagtgtgtgtgtcgccATAGTAACGGAACGAAACGGAAAGTTGCGTCGGTGTTcagattttgtttctttttccgGTCTTTTCGGTATTTACGAACGTTACCTGTGAAGTGGCCGTGACGTATATCCGCTCAGTCTATCGCCTGTGATACGTTTACTGTCCAGCGAGGAAATACGTCAAATAGAAACGACGTCGAATGTGAAACACAACCTTGAAATTGAATCTGCCACGCGCTATAAAGTCCCGTAAAAACCCCCCATtttttcgagaataaagtcgttaatctcgtaaatgtacgactttattctcggag
The sequence above is a segment of the Solea solea chromosome 13, fSolSol10.1, whole genome shotgun sequence genome. Coding sequences within it:
- the dcst2 gene encoding DC-STAMP domain-containing protein 2 isoform X2; the protein is MCVRCHGRVCAAAVSVGQCPQQPDGGAARLLQYGPVRHSQGRRHGDAAVAVLGSRQTLPALPVCVVAGVWTHRKRVRKHGASRRQPAVWSGADSQSDARTHAEISHAPLLVQNLIFALTDGVRHVARILRNVLHFLADIGDVCNEKVGSPYRKCRRLFTEAQSDCSHLLGDFNFLCDIIRAFMPLCDIAYVGDLFCLIPSYVARVLRTRLATPVVAAFERMKRQFEFNISASVTFDLDADSSRSPQQMTQDIMAEISSDLQLFHRLSEPLKYAGLVLLALAFYRAAQYRRQYLRDLDFDNIYITAQFKELDQQVTSEGGATALPVTRREAKTYISPLSLSLSSNEQRAVLVGVVSVFKHLVVGSLIVALDFLVFWVLDQVRHLVTEDVVARAPVTVAMQVSGSGFASDIFRDLVSSFNVLQQGNITVISRKCLLQPSEPDHNTCLLLGFLLGQALLVSLIGGFVQRCPRLICASYYPHREQERIQFLHQQILAQRKVEGAALRRCAVRSLADRGGGAGRGRSLLQTLLLWSPGGGVYLSRLLGVTSPLTCLSCGEELKSKDTVNAVKCDVPQCPGLFCRPCFDSLGNMCVVCTRPLTFQEDDEEELDSSDDEQLVLWSAALRSNHINNPRALATPSRPRPSEPSDRGVRVELSEVDQDQDQTTSEDSHSNGSFYSIYSPRSSRHQEEALLTVIVQRPDCPQTLQDRVQESV